From Sporolactobacillus pectinivorans:
AATCGGCGGTCCCATCAGGCTGAGATAGTACGTATGAATAAAACCGGCAATACTGAAGAAAACCATTGCAGGAAGCAGCCAGGCCAACCAGAAAATAGCAAAGGTATGCTGCTGCGTCAATTGCCTCCTGCGAATAAAATCAACGACAAGGCCGATCAATCCGAACAGAGCGAACGGCAGCAGCCAGCTCGCCTGGCCGGACAGAGATTTTGAGAACAAACGGAGTGGGCCGGCCTCCCCGGTACCAAACATGCCGCCCTGCTGCCCCCCTGCCCGCATCATATTTCTCCCCGACATTTCTGCTTGCCCCTGTGGCGGAAACATACTATCTCCGCTTCCAGATTGATCAGTCTTGGAAACAGACGTTCTTGATCGATTGGCGGCGGACGTCCCCCCCTGCATACCTGTACTGCCCGAACTCCGCTGCCCGGTCAGCCGTGAAATCCCATTATAACCGAGAGCCAGTTCAAGTACGGAATTCGTCTGACTGCTTCCGATGTAAGGACGGTTGCTGGCAGGTACCGAATCGACGATCACTGCCCATGACAGGGAAACTGCGGCAAGGACAACGGTAGCCAGTCCTAAGTGGATAAGCTTTTTCTTCCAGCCTGTTTTCATGGCCAGCCAATAGAAAAGATATACGGCCGGAAGTACCATAAACGCCTCGAGCATCTTGACGTTAAAACCAATGCCGACAAGCAGGACACTGATGATCAGCCAGCGCATTTTTCCACTGTCGGCCGCTTTGACAACCGCCCACGCGGCAATCATCAGAGTCAGGATTAAGATACTATCCACATTGTTGGTTCTGGCAACAGTTGTAAAAATCGGTGTCAGTGCCAGTGAAATCCCGCTGATAAAGGCAGCTGTCCGACCGGCTTTCTTCTTGACCATCTGATACAGAATCATGCAGGAGATAACACCTGCCGCTGCTTCCGGGAACAGGACGCTGAAATTGCCGAAACCGAAAATCTTTGCGCTCAACGTCTGAAGCCAGAGTGCGACCGGCGGTTTGTCCACTGTAATAAATCCTGCCGGGTCAAATGACGCATAAAAGAAATTGTGGAAATTCTTCATCATGCTCTTGACCGCTATAGTGTAGTATTCATTTGTTCCGGCCTTGTTTAACAGAAAAAAATTCAAAAGCAGTGAAAAGACAGTAACGGTAAGAAAATAATAATCCAATGTTTTTTTCTTCAACCTGTCCAAGCAAAGTTCCTCCTCAGCCGTTGCGTTTTTGATAGTTCAGAATGGCCATCTCATAGTACGATTGTCACCTAACTGTCTTAAAATAAGCTTAACTTTTCTTTTCTTTTCCATAAAAATGGATAGTGTACCGGGAAACTTAAAACAGCCACCCGTGAAACAGGTGACCGTTTTGAATTTTTACAGATCATCATTCATCAAAAGTATATATGGTTTCATTTCATAGTTGACAACCGTGATTAATGCGTTTATGATGAGGTCAATTGAATAACTTTCCTACTTATCCAGAGAGGCGGAGGGATTGGCCCAATGAAACCTCAGCAACCGGTCGTTGTAGACACGGTGCTAATTCCAATAAGTGTTTTGCTTTGAAGATAAGTTGAGAAGATCTAAAAGATCGCCTTCTCTTCTTTTCTGAAGAGAAGGTTTTATTTTTTCACACAAGAAAGGAGCACATGTTAAATGAGTGCTTTATTACGACAGGTTGTGGAGATTAGACGTCAAGAACTTATTGATCAGCTGATCGAGGCAGATGTATTCAAAAAAGACGGAAAGCAGCTTTTTGAATTGACGTTAACAGAACTGGAAAACGAATACAGATCCCTTCGATCAAGGTCACATTTTTAAAAAAGGACCGACAAAAAATTCAAGCTTTTTTCAGGTCAGAGAAAGCTTTCACCTCCGGTTTTAGATTTGGGTGTTATGCAGATAAAAAGGACCAGGGCAATGAGGATGTTCATTTGGACTATACGATCCTCCGACTGTGAAAACCGATATTTTTTTGTGTGACGACTGATTTATTTACAGGATGACCGATATTTTTCCGTGACGGCTGATTTATTTGTGGGAACCTAATTTTTATTATTCTAGTTTTTATAAATGAGCCGTGGTACGGCAAACGAGTGAGATGAGTCCTTCATTTCATCTCACTCGCTAAGGTTATTGCTGAATTTCATTGCTTCAGTTATACCCGAAAGACACCGGCAAGATTTGTACCAATAGGGCTTCCCATACCGGTACACGCATCCCATCCTGTACGGGCATCATAAGCGTTAGCTTCCCGGCTTGAATCATTATTTCCCTTTGTGATATCTCGCAGTGAAGAACGTGAAGATCCTCCATATAGCGTGGGATTCATAAATCCAACCGGGCGGCCGAGATCCTGATTGATCAGAGCGATAAGTCCTGCCCAAAGCGGTGCAACAGCACTGGTCCCGCCAATGACTGTCCGCTGCCCGTCCACTAAAATCCGGTAACCCGTTTCGGGATCCGCATTGCCGGCAACATCCGGAACTCCGCGACCAACCTTTGCCCCTGGGTTGGCAGAAGGCGGCACTTGAGCGGACATCTGCCATTCGGGAAGAGCAAAATATTGGCTGACGCCGCCTCCCGTGCTACTGTCCGGCCCGTCATTCCAAACGGTTTCGTCCGCAATGACCGCCCCTGTCCCTTCCAGCCTTGTGCCGCCACAGGCAAGATTATTCGGGCTGGATGCGGGAAAATCTACATGAACGAGACCGTCATCGACACCATCAGAAGAACCGCGATCCCCTGCCGCACTGCAAATTGTGACACCGAGCGCACGAGCGTCTTGGAACGCACGATCCATCGCTTGCATCGCCTGTTCTGACCAATTACTCTCCGCACTGCCCCAGCTGATCGAAACAACAGAAGGTTTATTTTCGTTATCATGAACAGCTTTGTTGATTGCATTCAGAAAACCAGCATCCGTATTGGAAGCGAAATAAACAGCGATTTTCACTCCCGGTGCAACCGCCCCCGCTACTTCAATATCCAGAACAACTTCACCATCCGCACCATTGGCGTCCCCAGTCGGCTGATTGCCGGCACCATTCACCGGAACTGCAATCACTACCGGTGCATCAATACCCAATTCTGTAAAATATTCGTTCAACTCACTTGGATTATACCCACCTCCCAGTTCAATAATCCCGATACATTGCTGACTTGCCTTGCTGTCGGTGGGAAAACTGTATAGTTGAGCGACTTGCTCTGGTGTATACGATTTCGATGTCTGCCGACTCTGAACCGCGTTCTTAGTCTCACGGAGAATCTGGAAATGCGTTCTTGCCTGGGGACGATTGTCAAGTCCAAAAACATTTTCAATAATCCCGGCAAGGTCCTTTGGAATTTTGATCGAATCGCTGTGCCCACGATAGGTAAAATTCGGATGTTTGTATCGCTGCAACTGAACACCGAACGCATGATTAAAATCAGCCGTTTTGCCTGAAAGAATGATCGTTCCGGCAGCGCCATTAACCTCTTTCACACTTAAATGATGGCCCTTTGCAAAAGATTCCACCTTTTTCAAATCCTCCTGGTCTGCTCCGTAAGAACCGGCAAACTCTTCCCGGCTCAGCTGCTTTACCTGTTTTTCACCAAACAAATGGTCAATCGAAGGGCGGCGCACAAGAACAGTGACTGTCATTTCTTCGTCCGGATCTGCCGGCCCGATTTTTTGAGCATTCACTACTTGAGAGCGCTCACTGTGAGGCAATGGCATTTTCTGCGAGCTTTCCTGTCGATCTTGTCCATTCAGCGAATGTTTATCCATAATCTTTCTCCTTTTGATCTTGTTTAATTTTAATTTATCATAATCTTCTCGCTTTTTCATGATGCATTCGTTCGATTTTGTTCCAAGTAATAAAAATTTCCACCCCAGCGTGATAGATTCCATTTACAAAAGGGAGACGTAGCCTAAAGAATAAGGGAGAGCCCATGGAAACGGCTCCCCCTTATTTCTAAACTTCTTCGTTTGATAGATTACTATTTAATAAATAACAACTGGTTCATTTTGCGTGAGATTATCATAGACCTGTTTCATAACATTCGGCGGGGTATTGACGCAACCGCCCGATCCTTGGTTCAGATAGGCATTAGGTGCCCAGTTATGGCGCCAATAGGCATCATGAAAACCGCATCCGCTGTCCGTAAATGGTGCCCAGTACTTCACTTTTACTGAATAATGCGGATCACCAGATTCGCTGCCTACAAGTGTTGAAGGGGATTGTTTATACATGATATACCATACTCCCTTAGGCGTATCTTCATGGGTATCCTGTCTGCCCGTGACAACATTGGTCGTCACCTTTAATTTACCATTTTGATAAATCCAGATACGTTGCTGTTCAATGGACACTTCTGCGTATGTGTCGCCGATACCGTGATTCGCTGTAACATGGTAACCAATGCCGTAAGTGCTGTAACCGACTCCGTACACATTATAGGCGCGCAGCGACGTATCCCCTTTTTCTAAGGCATCCTGAATCCGTTTTGTTTCGGCGGGAACATCAAGTGCCCATCCATAGGATTGTCCTTGAACCGAGATCACCGACCCGGAATGCGTTTTGAATTGAAAATTTTTATTCAACGTTGACTGGGAACGGTTGATCGCAGCGACTCTATTCTCAAGGCCGCTTGTGTCAATCGTCATCTTCATGTCTTTGGATACCGTCGCATTTTTAATTAAATCACTGGCTTTTAGTGTGTAAGTTGTATTCTGAACTTGGTAAGCGACAGACTTCTGAACAAGTTCCTGCAGTTTTTTCTTTTCATTCTTAACAATTGTGCTGTCCGATTCGATCGGCACTGAGCGCACAGCTTTCAAATGGATCACGCTGTAATACTCATGTTGATCATAATCTTTTAATAGTTTGGCAGTATCATATTGTTCGCCCCCTACACTATTAGAAACAAAGATTCGGCCCTGATTCAAAGAGGCCCGGGCATCCAACGGTGCTTTAAGACTTTTGTTCATTAACGCAATTTTGGCCGCTACTTCTCCCCTCAGCTTTTGGCTGCGTTCATTTTCTGCCTTTGAAGGCACCAGTGAATAGTCCTTTGCAACTGAAGAAGGCCACCACGTCTGCTGTTTTTTTAACAAACTTCTGACTGAAGGCAGGTCGTTGTTTGTAAAACCCGCCTTCGTGCCCTTTTCATTTACAATAAGCTTGTCGCCGATATAGACTTCATTTTTTAAAACCAGTGCCTTTAACTTTTTTATTGTCTGATCAGCTGTCAGTCCACCCACGTCTGTTCCATTGATCATGATTGAGTGGTTAAACCGGGTTGCCTGATAATAGCTCAGCCCCGCTATACCCACAATAATAAGTACGACAAAAACAGTGATGCTGCTTATAATAATGATATTAATCTTGCGAATGACCATTCACCTCAAAAAAAAGATTTACTCACTAAACGTTTTATATTATGAAAATGTTTCAAGCAATATTAGTTATATATAAAATAAAGGAATTGGTTCTTTTTAACAAGTCTTATCCATTATTCGAAAACCAGATCCGGCGGAAAAAGCTCGTATCCCTTTCTCATAAATGACTTCCAGATGCGAATTTTCCGGCAAGTTAAAAAGTCGGAAGAAAAATAATTCTCCCGACTTTTAATCCCTGTTCTATTTATATTACAAGCATCAATCAGGTAAGTAATGAGTATGAATGCAGCCAGCACCAGCACCATTATTTCCAGAGACTTTTTCAACTGCTCCGTGTAATGAACCCAACTTTCAATCAGCATTTCTTTTGTCATGAATAACAAGAGACAGCACAAACGCAAAGGGAAAGAGCAACAATCCGAAAACGTACCATTTTAAAAAATTCCGGCCTTTTTCAAATGCTTTGACCGCTGGATAAGTTGAAAACAGTCCAAGCAGCATGACACCAAATGCTCCATACAATCCGACGGCCGTGTAAAAATTCTGTCCGTTAATCATAATATCTGCCTCCTCCACGATTACAGCAGTTCACCATATCTTCTTTTATACATTGTTTTAAGGAATGTCGCCAGCAGCATGTAGCAAATGATCATGCCGATCAACCATGGAAAATAAGAAGCAGGCATTGCCGACATCCCCAATATGTGCCCAAAAGGCGTGTAAGGGACAATGGTTCCAACCGCGATGGACGCGGAAGTAAACAGCAGAACCGGCAGCGACGCCCTGCTCTGTATAAATGGAACCTTGGGCGTGCGCAGCATGTGGATGACAAGGGTCTGCGACCACAGGCTCTCTACAAACCACCCGGCGTTAAACAGAGTGACGAACAGTCCGCTGTTGGTGCCTTGAACCCCGTACGCTCCACCTGCAACAGCCGGACAAATGACAAAGAACATAACAATGTAGGTAGTGATATCAAACACTGAACTAGTTGGCCCCAGCCAGATCATAAAACTGCCGATCGAAGAAGCATCCCATTTGCGCGGAACCTTGAGATAGTCCTCATCCATGTTGTCCCATGGAATCGCGATGCAGGAAATGTCATAAATCAGATTCAGAAAAAGGATCTGAATGGGCTGCATCGGCAGGAAAGGAAGGAACGCACTGGCAGTGACTACCGAAAACATGTTGCCGAAGTTGGAACTAGCCGTCATTTTTATATACTTAATTATATTTCCGAAAGTACGGCGTCCTTCCAAGACACCCCGCTCAAGCACCATCAAGTCTTTTTCTAACAGGATAATATCTGCAGATTCCTTTGCAATATCAACTGCTGTATCAACTGAGATACCGACATCTGCCTTGTGCATGGCGGCGGCATCATTAATCCCGTCGCCCATGAAACCAACGGTATGGCCATTTTCCCTTAAAATAGTGACAATCCGCTCTTTTTGCTGCGGGCTGAGTTTTGCAAAAACGCTTGTGGTTTCCGCAGCTTCGGAAAGCTCTTGGTCATTCATCTTGTCAACATCTGTACCCAGCAGCAGGTTATCGACTTTCAGTCCAACTTGTTTGCAGACGTATCGAGTCACCGCATCGTTATCACCAGTCAGCACCTTGACAGCCACTCCGTAATCGTTGAGTGCCTTGATGGCCGCCATTGACGTATCCTTCGGAGGGTCGAGAAAGGCCAGATAGCCGATCAGCACCATGTTGGATTCATCTTTTACAGAAAAGATGCCTTCAACAGACGGATTGGTTTTCTGCGCGACAGCCAGAACGCGCATGCCTTCACCATTGATTCTTTGTGCCGTCGCAAGAATTTTCTTCTTAATCTCATCGGTCAGTTCAACAATCTTACCGCCATACTCGGCGTAGGCCGAGATCGACAACATTTCTTCGATTGCGCCTTTCGTAATCAGCTGAGTCTTACCGTCATGGTCACGGATGACAACGCTCATCCTTCGCCTGTTGAAATCAAACGGAATTTCGTCCACCTTAGTGTATCGTTCCTGCATGGAACGGTAGGGCTCAGATTTAGCATGATTGAGAACCGCAAAATCCATAAGGTTTTTAAGCCCCGTCTGGTAATAGCTGTTTAAAAATGCATGGCGCAGAATTCTTTCATCTTCATGACCGTCAATGTCCAAGTATCGTTCCAGGACGACTTTGTCCTGCGTTATTGTCCCGGTCTTATCTGTACAGAGAACATCCATCGCCCCAAAATTCTGCATCGAATTAAGATGTTTGACAATCGTCTTTTTCTTCGCCATCGCAACCGCGCCTTTTGCAAGGTTGGTGGTTACGATCATCGGCAGCATTTCAGGTGTCAGGCCGACTGCGACAGAGAGGGCAAATAAGAACGCCTCAAACCAGTCACCTTTCGTAAAGCCATTGACAAACAATACGACAGGCACCATGCACATCATGAAGCGAATAAGCACCCAGCTGACTGAGTTGACGCCCTTTTCAAAGTTTGTCACAACTTGCTTTCCGGTGATGGTCTTGGCCATGGAACCAAAACAGGTATAATCGCCCGTGGCGAGAACAATGCAAGTGGCGGATCCGCTGACAACGTTGCTGCCCATGAAGGCAAGATTAGGGAGATCCAGCGGATTTTGACTGTCATCCTTTACTGAACGGTCATACTTCTCAAGCGGCTCACTCTCGCCGGTAAGAGAGGACTGGCTAACAAACAGGTCTTTGCAGGCGATCACACGAACATCAGCCGGTATCATGTCTCCTGCCGCCAGAAAGACAATATCTCCGGGAACGATCTCCGCAAGCGGCACTTCCTTTTTGCCCTCTTCACCGCGGGAAACGGCTGCTGTTGTATGAACTAAAGCTTTAAGCTTCTCGGCAGAATTGTTGGAACGCGTTTCCTGAATGAAACGAAGCAGTCCACTAATAACTACCATTGTGCAAATAATGATAACTGTCGAAGGATCTTTCTCTCCGGGCGCCGCGATAACGACATCAGTGATAAACGAAATGATCGCAAGTATAAAAAGCACAACCGTAAAGGGATTGACGAATGCCCCGATTAATCTTTTATAGACCGATTCCGGCTTCTGGTGAGAGATTTCGTTGCTTCCGTATTTATCTCTGAGATCCTCTGCAGCTTCTTCGTTGTATCCGGTCAAATGGGTATTATACTTTTTTAGCAATTCTTCTGTTTCCATTCTGCTCGCTATAATCAATTCATTTGCGACAGGCGATACAGAACGTGAAACGTTTGAAATAATTTTCTTTTTCATGGTCCTTAACCTCCGATTCTTAGTTTATTAGCTATTTAAGCCGCCACTATTTCCTGTGGATAAACTAAAGGAAGAAAAGGCACAAAACGCAGGGGATAAGCGCTCCTAACCTCTATATCAGATTCAATGAGAAAAACAGACAGGGAGATTCATTGCACTCTCGTACCTTATTTTTATC
This genomic window contains:
- a CDS encoding ArnT family glycosyltransferase yields the protein MDRLKKKTLDYYFLTVTVFSLLLNFFLLNKAGTNEYYTIAVKSMMKNFHNFFYASFDPAGFITVDKPPVALWLQTLSAKIFGFGNFSVLFPEAAAGVISCMILYQMVKKKAGRTAAFISGISLALTPIFTTVARTNNVDSILILTLMIAAWAVVKAADSGKMRWLIISVLLVGIGFNVKMLEAFMVLPAVYLFYWLAMKTGWKKKLIHLGLATVVLAAVSLSWAVIVDSVPASNRPYIGSSQTNSVLELALGYNGISRLTGQRSSGSTGMQGGTSAANRSRTSVSKTDQSGSGDSMFPPQGQAEMSGRNMMRAGGQQGGMFGTGEAGPLRLFSKSLSGQASWLLPFALFGLIGLVVDFIRRRQLTQQHTFAIFWLAWLLPAMVFFSIAGFIHTYYLSLMGPPIAALVGIEAITLWSFFKLERNSWTSLLLPVAACITLLFEALIFYQNNISSVWTALTAVAGVLCLVFGLIWRTSNQQGAKRGLAIAGLCALLLPPFYWTMPAVLNQTNSSIPSAGPSSVTAGAMGGFPQQMGDGRSMNFAGDGRNQIAQQGSETFQQWNGNKSGSRMNGDFNFRRNAGAGRQGNFGFGMGGQVDNKLLSYLEKNDHGEKFILAVQRAQSAYSIMLKTNYAVMTMGGFQGSDPAMNVTKLEKMVKAGEIKYFLISSGQDGAQNPSVTAWIQKYCVKVPASQWFSQNSGSQNDFGGQSALYEYKG
- a CDS encoding Fur-regulated basic protein FbpA translates to MSALLRQVVEIRRQELIDQLIEADVFKKDGKQLFELTLTELENEYRSLRSRSHF
- a CDS encoding S53 family peptidase, with amino-acid sequence MDKHSLNGQDRQESSQKMPLPHSERSQVVNAQKIGPADPDEEMTVTVLVRRPSIDHLFGEKQVKQLSREEFAGSYGADQEDLKKVESFAKGHHLSVKEVNGAAGTIILSGKTADFNHAFGVQLQRYKHPNFTYRGHSDSIKIPKDLAGIIENVFGLDNRPQARTHFQILRETKNAVQSRQTSKSYTPEQVAQLYSFPTDSKASQQCIGIIELGGGYNPSELNEYFTELGIDAPVVIAVPVNGAGNQPTGDANGADGEVVLDIEVAGAVAPGVKIAVYFASNTDAGFLNAINKAVHDNENKPSVVSISWGSAESNWSEQAMQAMDRAFQDARALGVTICSAAGDRGSSDGVDDGLVHVDFPASSPNNLACGGTRLEGTGAVIADETVWNDGPDSSTGGGVSQYFALPEWQMSAQVPPSANPGAKVGRGVPDVAGNADPETGYRILVDGQRTVIGGTSAVAPLWAGLIALINQDLGRPVGFMNPTLYGGSSRSSLRDITKGNNDSSREANAYDARTGWDACTGMGSPIGTNLAGVFRV
- a CDS encoding L,D-transpeptidase family protein, which codes for MVIRKINIIIISSITVFVVLIIVGIAGLSYYQATRFNHSIMINGTDVGGLTADQTIKKLKALVLKNEVYIGDKLIVNEKGTKAGFTNNDLPSVRSLLKKQQTWWPSSVAKDYSLVPSKAENERSQKLRGEVAAKIALMNKSLKAPLDARASLNQGRIFVSNSVGGEQYDTAKLLKDYDQHEYYSVIHLKAVRSVPIESDSTIVKNEKKKLQELVQKSVAYQVQNTTYTLKASDLIKNATVSKDMKMTIDTSGLENRVAAINRSQSTLNKNFQFKTHSGSVISVQGQSYGWALDVPAETKRIQDALEKGDTSLRAYNVYGVGYSTYGIGYHVTANHGIGDTYAEVSIEQQRIWIYQNGKLKVTTNVVTGRQDTHEDTPKGVWYIMYKQSPSTLVGSESGDPHYSVKVKYWAPFTDSGCGFHDAYWRHNWAPNAYLNQGSGGCVNTPPNVMKQVYDNLTQNEPVVIY
- the mgtA gene encoding magnesium-translocating P-type ATPase, with the translated sequence MKKKIISNVSRSVSPVANELIIASRMETEELLKKYNTHLTGYNEEAAEDLRDKYGSNEISHQKPESVYKRLIGAFVNPFTVVLFILAIISFITDVVIAAPGEKDPSTVIIICTMVVISGLLRFIQETRSNNSAEKLKALVHTTAAVSRGEEGKKEVPLAEIVPGDIVFLAAGDMIPADVRVIACKDLFVSQSSLTGESEPLEKYDRSVKDDSQNPLDLPNLAFMGSNVVSGSATCIVLATGDYTCFGSMAKTITGKQVVTNFEKGVNSVSWVLIRFMMCMVPVVLFVNGFTKGDWFEAFLFALSVAVGLTPEMLPMIVTTNLAKGAVAMAKKKTIVKHLNSMQNFGAMDVLCTDKTGTITQDKVVLERYLDIDGHEDERILRHAFLNSYYQTGLKNLMDFAVLNHAKSEPYRSMQERYTKVDEIPFDFNRRRMSVVIRDHDGKTQLITKGAIEEMLSISAYAEYGGKIVELTDEIKKKILATAQRINGEGMRVLAVAQKTNPSVEGIFSVKDESNMVLIGYLAFLDPPKDTSMAAIKALNDYGVAVKVLTGDNDAVTRYVCKQVGLKVDNLLLGTDVDKMNDQELSEAAETTSVFAKLSPQQKERIVTILRENGHTVGFMGDGINDAAAMHKADVGISVDTAVDIAKESADIILLEKDLMVLERGVLEGRRTFGNIIKYIKMTASSNFGNMFSVVTASAFLPFLPMQPIQILFLNLIYDISCIAIPWDNMDEDYLKVPRKWDASSIGSFMIWLGPTSSVFDITTYIVMFFVICPAVAGGAYGVQGTNSGLFVTLFNAGWFVESLWSQTLVIHMLRTPKVPFIQSRASLPVLLFTSASIAVGTIVPYTPFGHILGMSAMPASYFPWLIGMIICYMLLATFLKTMYKRRYGELL